In Candidatus Omnitrophota bacterium, the following are encoded in one genomic region:
- the bshA gene encoding N-acetyl-alpha-D-glucosaminyl L-malate synthase BshA: MKIGIVCYPSIGGSGIVATELGIALSRRGHQIHFFSYDVPYKLEGITDQFHFHHVDVPLYPLFRFPPYTLALASSIYETSRLDPLDILHVHYAIPHSTSALLAKHMLCSRGEQKLKVVTTLHGTDTELVGQMPSYKSIVEFSIDSSDVVTAVSEYLKQSTLRQFEIGRDIHVIYNPIDTDRFAPLPDKKTKCFCAPKNIVHISNFRPVKRLPDIIKVFDLISAVLPVRLILVGDGPDRLAAEQLIDRLGLREKVEFRGAQTDVAATLQEADLLISASQTESFGMTIAEAMACEVPVVATRVGGVPEVVEDGVTGLLAPAGCIQGLTEAAIRILATPGLKERMGKAGRRRILEHFQVDSITSQYEDLYERILEKEDEICPKAMRSKIVKMA, from the coding sequence ATGAAAATCGGAATCGTATGTTATCCATCCATCGGCGGCAGCGGCATCGTGGCCACGGAACTGGGCATTGCCCTTTCGCGGCGCGGGCATCAAATTCATTTCTTCAGTTATGACGTGCCTTATAAATTGGAAGGCATTACGGATCAGTTTCATTTTCATCACGTCGACGTTCCTCTCTATCCTCTTTTCCGTTTTCCGCCTTATACGCTTGCCTTGGCCTCCAGCATCTACGAAACCAGCCGCCTCGATCCACTCGACATTCTTCATGTCCATTACGCCATCCCCCATTCCACCTCGGCGCTGTTGGCGAAGCATATGCTTTGCAGCCGGGGAGAGCAAAAGTTGAAAGTCGTTACTACTTTGCACGGCACCGATACGGAACTAGTAGGGCAAATGCCCTCCTACAAATCCATCGTGGAATTCAGCATCGATTCCAGCGACGTTGTTACCGCCGTCAGCGAATATCTCAAGCAATCCACCCTGCGGCAGTTCGAAATCGGCCGGGATATCCACGTGATCTACAATCCCATCGATACGGACAGGTTCGCCCCGCTGCCGGACAAAAAAACAAAGTGTTTCTGCGCCCCGAAAAATATCGTTCACATCAGCAATTTCCGCCCCGTAAAACGGTTGCCGGATATCATTAAAGTATTCGATCTGATTTCGGCTGTATTACCCGTCCGTTTGATTCTGGTGGGAGACGGTCCCGATCGTCTAGCGGCGGAACAATTGATCGACCGGCTGGGGCTGCGGGAAAAAGTAGAGTTCCGGGGAGCGCAAACCGACGTAGCGGCCACGTTGCAAGAGGCGGACCTGCTGATATCGGCATCGCAAACGGAATCCTTCGGGATGACTATTGCGGAAGCGATGGCCTGCGAAGTTCCCGTAGTGGCGACGCGCGTCGGCGGCGTGCCGGAAGTAGTGGAAGACGGCGTTACCGGCCTCTTGGCGCCCGCCGGTTGCATTCAGGGTTTGACGGAAGCGGCCATCCGCATCCTGGCGACGCCCGGTTTGAAGGAACGCATGGGAAAAGCGGGCCGGCGCAGAATTCTCGAACATTTCCAAGTCGATAGCATTACTTCGCAATATGAAGACCTGTACGAACGCATCCTCGAAAAAGAGGATGAAATCTGTCCCAAAGCCATGCGTTCGAAAATTGTAAAAATGGCCTAG